A window of Rhododendron vialii isolate Sample 1 chromosome 11a, ASM3025357v1 contains these coding sequences:
- the LOC131308002 gene encoding endoglucanase 24-like, with amino-acid sequence MMALLHLIIKSVLVLILLKLPLHHSSYLEYAEALAKSIQFFEGQRSGFLPNDQRTNWRANSGLGDGSEVNLDLTGGYYDAGDNVKFGFPMAFTTTMLAWSVIEFGDSMPAGEMRNALVAVRWATDYLLKTVSQLPDRIFVQVGDPHSDHNCWERPEDMDTARTVYTVNAPNPASDVAGETAAALAASSMAFRSSDPGYSQTLLRTAVKAFEFADSNRGAYSDNSDIREGACPYYCDFDGYQDELLWGAAWLRRATQDDSYLNYIQNNGKTLGADDNINEFGWDNKHAGLNVLVSKEVLESKTYSLQSYKSSADSFMCTLVPESDSSHIEYTPGGLIYRPGGSNLQHATTISFLLLAYANYLDRSSQLLNCGGVTVGPSRLHRLAKRQVDYILGENPKGISYMVGYSNYYPQRIHHRGSSIPSIKDHPQFIACKEGSIYFNSSDPNPNVLVGAVVGGPGEDDAYGDDRDDFRKSEPTTYINAPIVGVLAYFAANPNPS; translated from the exons ATGATGGCTCTTCTTCACCTTATCATCAAGTCCGTACTCGTCCTAATTCTTCTGAAACTTCCTCTGCACCATTCAAGTTACCTAGAGTACGCAGAAGCATTAGCGAAATCCATTCAGTTTTTCGAGGGCCAGAGGTCCGGTTTCTTACCGAATGACCAGAGGACGAACTGGCGGGCGAATTCGGGCCTCGGCGACGGGTCGGAGGTGAACTTGGACTTGACGGGCGGGTACTACGACGCCGGCGACAACGTCAAGTTCGGGTTTCCGATGGCGTTCACGACGACAATGCTGGCGTGGAGTGTGATCGAGTTCGGTGATTCAATGCCGGCAGGGGAGATGAGGAACGCGCTGGTGGCGGTTCGGTGGGCCACGGATTATCTTCTCAAGACGGTTTCTCAGCTTCCCGACCGGATTTTTGTGCAG GTTGGGGACCCACACTCGGACCATAATTGCTGGGAAAGACCTGAAGATATGGACACAGCAAGAACTGTCTACACCGTGAATGCCCCAAACCCCGCCTCGGATGTGGCCGGAGAAACTGCAGCAGCTTTGGCAGCTTCGTCCATGGCCTTTCGTTCGTCGGATCCCGGTTACTCACAAACACTACTGAGAACTGCCGTTAAAGCATTCGAATTCGCAGACAGCAACAGAGGGGCTTACAGCGACAATTCGGATATTAGAGAAGGCGCTTGCCCATATTATTGTGATTTTGATGGATATCAG GACGAGTTGCTATGGGGTGCTGCGTGGCTGAGGAGGGCGACTCAGGATGATTCTTACCTCAATTACATCCAAAACAATGGCAAAACACTTGGTGCAGATGACAATATCAATGAATTCGGGTGGGATAATAAACATGCTGGCCTCAATGTGCTTGTTTCAAAG GAAGTCCTTGAAAGCAAAACATACTCTCTCCAGTCATACAAATCCTCGGCGGATAGCTTCATGTGCACACTCGTACCCGAATCCGACTCCTCCCACATCGAATACACACCCGGTGGTCTCATCTACAGACCCGGGGGCAGCAATCTCCAACACGCGACCACAATCTCATTCCTCCTACTCGCCTACGCAAATTATCTTGACCGTTCATCACAACTCCTGAACTGTGGCGGCGTCACTGTGGGCCCATCCCGGCTCCACCGATTGGCCAAAAGGCAGGTCGACTACATTTTAGGTGAAAATCCCAAGGGAATTTCCTACATGGTTGGATACAGCAATTATTACCCACAACGCATCCACCACCGCGGGTCATCGATACCGTCCATTAAGGATCATCCGCAGTTCATTGCGTGTAAGGAGGGTTCCATTTATTTTAACTCCTCGGATCCTAACCCGAACGTTTTGGTCGGGGCAGTCGTGGGCGGGCCGGGGGAGGATGATGCTTATGGTGATGATAGGGATGATTTTCGCAAGTCCGAGCCCACGACTTATATCAATGCACCTATTGTTGGTGTCCTTGCTTATTTTGCTGCAAATCCTAACCCTAGTTAG